The window AACCCCGATGATCCTGCGGCTACAGGGGAGCGGAATCTGCGCTCGTCCCTCGAGACGGTACTCGCGACCGGCGCGCCACACACGATGGCGGTGCAGAAGTACGACATCCGTCGCCCCGATACCGAAGGCGGCGGGTTCGAAGTGCGTTACTGGAGCCCGATGAATGCACCCGTGTTCATCGATGGCAGGTTGACCCACATCATTCACCGCGTCGAAGACGTCACCGAGCTCATTCGTCTCGACCAGCAGAGACGGGAACAGGAGAAGGCGCACGTCGAGCTGCTCTCGTCCGTTGAGAAGACACGCATCGAGCTCGATCTGCGCAACCGGGAACTGGAGGAAGCGAAGCTCCGCGGGTTCGTGGCGAGCAGGAACCTCGGTCTCATCTCCCGAGCCAATCTCTACCTGCTCCTGATGAACGCTCCCGCCGCCGTCTGTGTGGTGCGGGGCCCCTCCCACACGGTAGAGTTCGCCAATCCGATGTTCAAGCAGCTCGTGGGGACTAGAGAGATCCTCGACCGCCCCATTCGGGAGGCCCTCCCCAAGAGTGACGTTTTGATCGAACCGCTCGACCGCGTGCTCGCGAGCGGCGAGACCTTCGTCGGCAAGGAGCTGTCCCTGCGACGTGAAGACGACGCGCACTCCGAGCCTGCCATTTTCACCTTCGTCTACCAGCCGATGGCCGGCGTCGACGGACGGAACGAAGGAGTCGTTCTCTTCGGATTCGACGTCACCGAGCAGGTCGAGGCCCGGCACTCGGTCGAAGCACTCGCCGAGCAGCTTCGCGAAGCAGACCGGGCCAAGGACGAGTTCATCGCGGTCATCTCGCACGAGCTTCGTACGCCGATGACATCGATTCTCGGCTGGACTCGCATGCTCTCCCTCGGTGATCTCGACGAGGAGACTCACCGGGAGGCTCTGGATGCTCTCGACCGAAGCACCCGCGCCCAGGCGGCCCTCATCGAAGACCTCCTCGACGAATCGAGAATCGCGGCAGGAAAGCTGCGGCTCGATCGGCGCGATGTCGACCTGAGAACGATCGTCAGCGAGGCGGTGCAGATGGCGCGTCCCGGGGCGCAGGCAAAAGAGATCGTCCTCTCTTTCGAGGAGGATGAGGAGCGCTATCCAGCAAAGGTTGATCCGGCGCGCCTCCAGCAGGTCATCAGCAATCTGCTGGGCAACGCGATCAAGTTCACTCCCGAAGGGGGAGGCGTGAGAGTGAGGATCAGCCGCGACGACTCGTCAGCGCAGATCGAGATCAGCGATACCGGACGGGGCATCGCACCCTCGCTGCTCCCTCACATCTTCGATCGCTTCCGTCAGGGCGAGGATC is drawn from Acidobacteriota bacterium and contains these coding sequences:
- a CDS encoding PAS domain-containing protein, yielding MPSALDFRAFFESAPGLFLVLEPDLEIVAVSDAYLAATMTERESIVGRNLFDVFPDNPDDPAATGERNLRSSLETVLATGAPHTMAVQKYDIRRPDTEGGGFEVRYWSPMNAPVFIDGRLTHIIHRVEDVTELIRLDQQRREQEKAHVELLSSVEKTRIELDLRNRELEEAKLRGFVASRNLGLISRANLYLLLMNAPAAVCVVRGPSHTVEFANPMFKQLVGTREILDRPIREALPKSDVLIEPLDRVLASGETFVGKELSLRREDDAHSEPAIFTFVYQPMAGVDGRNEGVVLFGFDVTEQVEARHSVEALAEQLREADRAKDEFIAVISHELRTPMTSILGWTRMLSLGDLDEETHREALDALDRSTRAQAALIEDLLDESRIAAGKLRLDRRDVDLRTIVSEAVQMARPGAQAKEIVLSFEEDEERYPAKVDPARLQQVISNLLGNAIKFTPEGGGVRVRISRDDSSAQIEISDTGRGIAPSLLPHIFDRFRQGEDQLERRSGLGLGLAIARHLVELHEGQIEARSEGEGKGAVFVVRLPLQEPSSGADFIGRDRSSRTAELPRLDGARIMLVEDELDNRTVLAKALQHCGAEVRCCTTIATAREAVHVWQPDVLICDIALPDGDGCSFLAEIREAGHSMPALALTVFGRHHEQTRILEAGFEVFRQKPIDPVDLAHEIARLTRPHHLVRD